One genomic segment of Flagellimonas marinaquae includes these proteins:
- a CDS encoding ATP-binding cassette domain-containing protein has translation MEYNYSKKINIFKDMNLEFSSGKIYGLLGKNGVGKSTLIKNITGMLFPTKGSCEVFGLTPGKREVKFLQYLFFVPEEYHLPNLTIKELISVYKDFYPKFDVDQFDAYINEFNISKDKRTTELSLGQKKKILIGFALSANTKVLIMDEPTNGLDIPSKITFRNMIKDAFKEDRIVIITSHQVRDLDELIDTVIIMHDGQILLNLDKDDIAKKLQFELSDNKKDDDAVLYQEKVSNGFASIQKNTSDILGYVDIELLFNAVLAQKLKL, from the coding sequence ATGGAATATAACTATTCCAAGAAAATCAACATATTTAAAGACATGAACCTTGAGTTTTCTTCTGGGAAAATTTATGGTTTATTGGGCAAAAACGGTGTAGGGAAATCTACCTTGATCAAAAATATTACCGGCATGCTTTTTCCGACCAAAGGCAGTTGTGAAGTTTTTGGTCTGACACCTGGTAAACGAGAGGTCAAGTTTCTACAATACTTGTTTTTTGTTCCAGAAGAATATCATTTACCCAACCTGACCATTAAAGAGCTTATTTCCGTTTATAAAGATTTTTATCCAAAATTTGATGTCGATCAATTTGATGCCTACATCAATGAATTCAACATATCTAAAGACAAAAGAACAACCGAGCTCTCCTTGGGTCAGAAAAAGAAAATTTTAATTGGCTTTGCCCTGTCCGCCAATACCAAAGTGTTGATCATGGACGAACCCACCAATGGCTTGGACATTCCTTCCAAAATCACCTTTAGAAATATGATCAAGGATGCGTTTAAAGAGGATAGGATTGTCATCATCACCTCTCACCAAGTGAGGGATCTGGACGAATTGATCGATACCGTGATCATTATGCACGATGGACAGATTTTACTGAACCTTGATAAGGATGATATCGCAAAAAAATTACAGTTTGAATTGTCTGACAACAAAAAAGATGATGACGCAGTACTGTACCAAGAAAAAGTTAGCAACGGATTCGCTTCCATTCAAAAGAACACCTCCGACATACTGGGATATGTAGACATTGAACTGCTCTTTAATGCAGTGTTGGCCCAAAAACTAAAATTATAA
- a CDS encoding DUF2807 domain-containing protein yields MKTSNVFIIILSISISGMLFATNLSLKKEYDKIDLDDVFKNYVSVSSEDYTVLSISGSNGYPIEIVQKDTNAIKVLRSRLEHFKSVVKNDTLFIEFTGANISMQKSFLSTTPSGIIIYKNNLAGIIATNTHQRVSGFETEHFTLNLKGYSHVELQNCTVQTLSIAMENKSHLQFVEHNLADSIALKMTNTSVANLTDVAFKKMHPVLSDSVTLVLSKEVFKNLLKN; encoded by the coding sequence ATGAAGACAAGTAATGTATTTATCATCATTTTAAGTATTTCCATATCCGGAATGCTATTTGCAACCAATCTAAGCCTAAAAAAAGAGTATGATAAAATTGATCTGGACGATGTTTTCAAAAACTATGTTTCGGTAAGTTCGGAAGACTATACAGTCCTATCGATTTCCGGAAGTAATGGATATCCCATAGAAATTGTACAAAAGGATACCAATGCCATAAAAGTACTGCGTTCGAGATTGGAACATTTTAAAAGTGTGGTGAAGAACGATACACTCTTTATTGAATTTACGGGAGCTAATATTTCAATGCAAAAAAGCTTTTTGAGCACTACTCCATCTGGAATTATAATTTATAAAAACAATCTCGCCGGAATAATTGCCACGAACACGCACCAAAGGGTTTCTGGATTTGAGACCGAACATTTCACATTAAATTTAAAGGGATACTCGCATGTAGAATTGCAGAACTGTACCGTACAAACCTTATCGATTGCTATGGAAAATAAGAGTCATCTTCAATTTGTAGAGCACAATTTAGCAGATTCGATAGCTTTAAAGATGACGAATACTTCTGTAGCAAATTTAACCGACGTTGCCTTTAAAAAAATGCATCCGGTTTTGAGTGACAGCGTTACTTTGGTATTGTCCAAAGAGGTTTTTAAAAACCTCCTGAAAAACTAA
- a CDS encoding sensor histidine kinase: protein MAQERDPDYLSILQKPVLDNFLFKSSNIGIYFNLFSGLLLPIAIKSSLGYYQIHTRNLELEKEKVQLELNFLKAQVNPHFLFNTLNNLYGLILHDRRDASAETVTRLSDYLRYSLDNANKKSIPLSDEIELTRNYIELESLRLNHTKVSFTTQVDNTNANIPPLLFIPIVENAFKYNVDKKDTDIRINLSVNSNTLQLKVENGFAEAKTKNDNGGLGLTNLKKRLDLHYSENYTYDMDIDNSVYKVSLKLVLA from the coding sequence ATGGCTCAGGAAAGAGATCCTGATTATTTAAGTATTCTTCAAAAACCGGTTCTCGATAATTTTTTGTTTAAATCATCAAATATTGGGATATATTTTAACCTGTTTTCCGGTTTATTGCTACCCATAGCCATAAAAAGCAGTCTGGGGTATTATCAAATCCACACTAGAAACCTTGAATTGGAGAAAGAGAAAGTACAGTTGGAATTGAACTTTCTAAAGGCTCAGGTAAATCCGCATTTCCTGTTCAATACATTGAACAATCTATATGGATTAATTTTACATGATCGCAGAGATGCTTCTGCGGAAACCGTGACACGTTTGTCGGATTATTTGCGATATTCCTTGGATAATGCGAATAAGAAAAGTATCCCATTGTCAGATGAAATTGAATTGACTCGTAATTATATCGAGTTGGAGAGTTTACGGTTAAACCATACAAAAGTCTCTTTTACAACCCAGGTTGACAATACCAATGCCAACATTCCGCCTTTACTGTTTATACCTATAGTCGAGAATGCCTTTAAGTATAATGTGGATAAAAAAGATACGGACATCCGTATAAATTTATCGGTAAATTCAAATACGCTACAATTGAAAGTAGAAAATGGCTTTGCAGAGGCCAAAACTAAAAATGATAACGGAGGTTTGGGATTGACCAATTTAAAAAAACGCTTGGATTTACATTATTCAGAAAATTATACGTACGATATGGACATTGATAATTCCGTGTACAAGGTATCGTTGAAATTAGTCTTAGCATGA
- a CDS encoding LytR/AlgR family response regulator transcription factor yields MKNINVLIVDDEPLAREIIQTHISKIPNWTVVDTCIDAKEAFETLVKNKIDVLFLDIQMPVITGIEFIESLQNPPLVVFTTAYSEYALKGFELNAVDYLLKPISFARFYQTVEKVNKTLELLNDASKPSKKEITYLFVKHDGKLLKLNFSDILYIKAEQEYSSVFKTDGTLLVSMHLKLLQTLLPEKQFTRIHRSYIVPHEIITAVYGNTIQIGTEIQLPIGSKYKEELLQKLQIT; encoded by the coding sequence ATGAAGAATATTAATGTTTTAATTGTTGATGATGAACCGCTGGCGCGAGAAATAATTCAAACGCATATAAGTAAAATCCCAAATTGGACGGTTGTTGATACCTGCATAGATGCCAAAGAAGCTTTTGAAACACTGGTAAAGAACAAAATAGATGTGTTGTTCTTGGATATTCAAATGCCGGTAATAACCGGAATTGAATTTATAGAATCGTTACAAAACCCGCCTTTGGTAGTTTTTACCACGGCCTATTCCGAGTATGCCCTTAAGGGGTTTGAATTAAATGCGGTGGATTACCTGTTGAAGCCTATTTCTTTTGCTCGCTTTTATCAAACTGTGGAGAAAGTGAACAAAACATTGGAATTGTTAAATGATGCATCCAAACCAAGTAAAAAAGAAATAACCTATCTTTTTGTAAAACACGATGGAAAGCTCTTAAAGCTTAATTTTTCCGATATCCTATATATCAAAGCGGAGCAAGAATACAGTTCGGTTTTTAAAACAGACGGAACACTTTTGGTCAGTATGCACTTAAAATTATTACAAACCCTTTTACCCGAAAAGCAATTTACCAGAATCCATAGGTCCTATATTGTTCCGCACGAAATTATTACGGCAGTTTATGGAAACACGATCCAAATTGGAACAGAGATTCAATTGCCGATTGGCAGTAAATACAAGGAGGAATTGTTGCAAAAATTACAGATTACATAA
- a CDS encoding FKBP-type peptidyl-prolyl cis-trans isomerase, which yields MSKVKENDTVKVHYTGKLVDGQIFDSSLQREPLEIKLGEGQLIPGFEKGLIDMAVNEKKTITIDKKDAYGEVNEALFQKISKSQLPEDLEPEVGMGLVGANAAGQEQQFRVAKVEEEDIIIDANHPLAGQDLVFDLELVEIL from the coding sequence ATGAGTAAAGTAAAAGAAAACGATACCGTAAAAGTACATTACACGGGCAAACTTGTTGATGGGCAGATATTTGACAGCTCATTGCAAAGAGAGCCCTTGGAAATAAAATTGGGTGAGGGCCAGCTGATACCCGGATTTGAAAAAGGACTTATTGATATGGCCGTTAACGAAAAGAAGACGATTACCATAGATAAGAAAGATGCCTACGGAGAGGTGAACGAAGCACTTTTTCAAAAGATTTCCAAGTCACAATTGCCAGAAGACCTTGAACCAGAAGTAGGTATGGGGCTAGTGGGGGCCAATGCCGCCGGACAGGAACAACAGTTCAGGGTCGCCAAAGTAGAGGAGGAGGACATTATTATCGATGCCAACCACCCGTTGGCAGGACAAGATTTGGTGTTCGATTTGGAATTGGTGGAGATACTATAG
- a CDS encoding tetratricopeptide repeat protein: protein MRIVLKIIKIVLATVFTLYVGLIAYQLVFQSKEARFKLAAGAQGNNLSQAIFGILNWQHPEYDAAYFERSVPFNKNGDYETGFSYLNRAVELNPLNHLGYRGYMKLRFLRDYNSALADFDRLDALTPEVVDAPWGEDIDFLRGECYYGLGDYPKALKHFKQSITNQGAEWVDVQAFVYVGLCHYNMQNYNEAIGAFKTGIEQYRNTCEAYYGLAKTYLTMGDSINAQINLQKAQDNIQYKYSDGYKEYLNEIYQEDLDELKTKF, encoded by the coding sequence ATGAGGATAGTTTTAAAAATCATAAAAATAGTTCTGGCTACGGTATTTACGCTTTACGTTGGCTTAATTGCTTATCAACTGGTGTTCCAATCCAAAGAAGCACGATTTAAACTTGCCGCAGGTGCGCAGGGAAATAATCTTTCGCAGGCCATATTCGGGATACTTAACTGGCAGCACCCGGAGTATGATGCAGCATATTTTGAGCGATCGGTACCTTTCAATAAAAATGGCGACTACGAAACCGGTTTTTCCTATTTGAACAGGGCTGTGGAATTGAACCCCTTGAACCATCTTGGGTATCGCGGGTACATGAAGTTACGTTTCTTAAGGGACTACAATTCGGCCTTGGCCGATTTTGACCGATTGGATGCCTTGACACCCGAGGTTGTGGATGCTCCCTGGGGAGAGGATATCGATTTTTTGCGTGGAGAATGTTATTACGGCCTTGGTGATTACCCAAAAGCACTAAAACATTTTAAGCAAAGTATCACCAACCAAGGAGCAGAATGGGTAGATGTTCAGGCCTTTGTTTATGTTGGCCTTTGCCATTACAATATGCAAAATTATAATGAGGCCATTGGTGCTTTTAAAACAGGAATAGAGCAATATAGGAACACTTGCGAAGCCTATTATGGTCTGGCCAAGACTTACTTGACAATGGGGGACTCCATAAATGCCCAAATTAATTTACAGAAGGCACAGGATAATATTCAATATAAATATTCCGATGGCTATAAAGAATACCTCAATGAAATCTACCAAGAGGATTTGGATGAACTGAAAACCAAATTTTAA
- a CDS encoding alanine/glycine:cation symporter family protein yields the protein MGRTLLFSLLSLSSTTLLASTSTKGLDEKINDGFMPFAVWWESLVLAEIPIFGHSIPVVLIILIVGALFFTLYFGFVNIRHFPTAIQVVRGKYDDLEKNQPLLQPHVFEVEGDLKDTIKDEGHFGEVNHFQALATAVSGTVGLGNIAMVAVAISIGGPGATFWMILAGLLGMSSKFVECTLGVKYRDIDSKGNVFGGPMYYLSKGLKEMGLTQLGKFLSVVFAVLCVGASFGGGNAFQSNQAAAQIIERFGLSGASSGSIIGLVFALLAGIVIIGGIKRIAKVTEKVVPFMAILYVGASLFIIFSHIEWVDDAFGLIVSEAFTPKATITGGFVGVLIQGFRRAAFSNEAGAGSAAIAHSAVNTAHPASEGLVGLLEPFIDTVLICTMTAIVIILFNMDGMFVYGDVVNGQALMYDGNRLGGVNITSMAFENSISGSSYVLMAAVCLFAFSTILSWSYYGLQAWKYLFGRGKWIDLAYKIIFLLFTVLGAAITLDAVIKFSDAMILAMVFPNMIGLLILFPKVKQEFSKYLKLIRRP from the coding sequence ATGGGCAGAACGCTGTTATTCAGTTTATTATCACTATCCAGTACTACATTGTTAGCATCAACCTCAACCAAAGGGTTGGATGAAAAAATCAATGATGGTTTTATGCCATTTGCCGTTTGGTGGGAAAGCCTAGTGTTGGCAGAAATCCCCATTTTTGGTCATAGCATTCCGGTAGTTCTCATTATTTTGATAGTGGGTGCACTTTTTTTTACCCTTTATTTTGGTTTTGTGAACATCCGGCATTTTCCAACCGCCATTCAAGTGGTACGTGGCAAGTACGATGACCTAGAAAAAAATCAACCCCTATTACAACCACACGTTTTTGAGGTCGAAGGAGACTTAAAGGATACCATTAAAGATGAAGGCCACTTTGGCGAGGTCAACCATTTTCAGGCACTGGCAACAGCAGTTTCTGGCACAGTGGGCCTGGGCAATATTGCCATGGTGGCGGTAGCCATTTCCATTGGTGGTCCCGGTGCCACTTTTTGGATGATCTTGGCGGGACTGCTCGGCATGTCCTCCAAATTTGTGGAATGTACCTTGGGCGTAAAGTATAGGGATATCGATAGTAAGGGAAATGTGTTCGGTGGCCCCATGTACTATTTGTCCAAAGGATTAAAAGAAATGGGATTAACGCAGTTGGGCAAGTTCCTTTCCGTTGTTTTTGCAGTACTCTGCGTGGGTGCTTCCTTTGGTGGCGGAAATGCGTTCCAGAGCAATCAGGCTGCGGCACAGATCATTGAGCGTTTTGGGCTCAGCGGAGCTTCTTCCGGTAGTATTATCGGGCTTGTTTTTGCCCTTTTGGCAGGAATTGTGATCATTGGCGGCATTAAACGGATTGCCAAAGTGACCGAAAAAGTGGTGCCCTTTATGGCCATTCTATATGTGGGCGCTTCGCTTTTTATCATTTTTTCCCACATCGAATGGGTCGACGATGCCTTTGGACTGATCGTTTCCGAAGCATTTACCCCCAAGGCCACCATTACGGGCGGATTTGTAGGCGTGCTGATCCAAGGATTCAGAAGGGCCGCCTTCTCCAACGAAGCCGGAGCCGGTTCGGCCGCTATTGCACACTCTGCGGTAAATACGGCGCACCCTGCTTCCGAAGGTCTGGTGGGACTGCTGGAACCTTTTATCGATACCGTACTGATCTGTACCATGACGGCCATTGTGATCATCCTTTTTAATATGGATGGCATGTTCGTGTATGGCGATGTGGTAAATGGTCAGGCTTTAATGTACGATGGCAACCGCTTGGGCGGCGTGAACATTACCTCCATGGCTTTTGAAAATTCGATAAGCGGCTCCTCTTATGTACTTATGGCCGCCGTTTGTCTCTTTGCCTTCTCCACGATCTTGTCGTGGTCCTACTATGGTTTACAGGCATGGAAATACCTTTTTGGCCGCGGAAAATGGATAGATCTTGCCTATAAGATCATATTTCTGTTGTTTACAGTGCTCGGCGCGGCCATTACCTTGGATGCTGTGATCAAATTTTCGGATGCCATGATCCTGGCCATGGTTTTCCCCAACATGATAGGGTTACTCATCCTGTTCCCTAAAGTGAAGCAAGAGTTTTCAAAATATTTGAAATTGATACGACGGCCTTAA
- a CDS encoding aminotransferase class V-fold PLP-dependent enzyme, whose product MTQRRKFLKQGAAAMMSLPFLSFDHQKEWSLTPLQTNSPKDETYWGMVRKQFPLKEGQTYFNNGTMGPTSGYALDKMFHHMMHWNVEAATVDYKNGSGPELLTGYFPYEELRTKLGNIINCDFKEISLVQNATFGMNYVGMGLDLKKGDELLNTNQEHGGGFGAWQLLAKRKGCVYKQAIMPEPANDPQEIVDAIFKEVTPKTKIIAIPHIISGFGTVMPVKAICTEAKKRGIFTILDGAQCVGHVSVDVKDIGCDAYYSSLHKWLLAPAGSGLLYINKEVVGDIWSTIASYNWDNKDDHGFRLMQNGTGNAGLMAGYDAAVDFFNTIGQDVWLARVKELGKYLRDGLKEIKHVTFYSSTNEELAAGITTYGVSGMSGPELQKYMWEKERLQPRSVGNEMLRHSVHIYNSKAEIDTALRLIEGLG is encoded by the coding sequence ATGACCCAACGTAGAAAATTCCTGAAACAAGGTGCAGCGGCGATGATGTCCCTGCCCTTCCTGTCTTTCGACCATCAAAAAGAGTGGTCGCTGACCCCATTGCAAACCAATTCCCCAAAGGATGAAACCTATTGGGGCATGGTACGCAAACAGTTTCCTTTAAAGGAAGGTCAGACCTATTTTAACAACGGAACTATGGGGCCTACATCGGGCTATGCCCTGGACAAAATGTTCCACCACATGATGCACTGGAACGTGGAAGCCGCTACGGTGGACTATAAAAACGGCTCGGGCCCCGAACTGTTGACCGGCTATTTTCCATACGAGGAACTTCGTACCAAATTGGGCAACATTATCAATTGTGATTTTAAGGAGATCTCCTTGGTGCAGAATGCCACTTTTGGAATGAACTACGTGGGTATGGGCCTCGATTTAAAAAAAGGCGACGAATTGCTCAATACCAATCAAGAACATGGCGGTGGTTTTGGGGCTTGGCAATTGCTCGCCAAGCGAAAGGGCTGCGTGTATAAACAAGCCATTATGCCAGAACCTGCCAACGACCCACAGGAAATTGTGGATGCCATTTTTAAGGAAGTCACCCCAAAGACCAAGATAATCGCCATTCCACATATTATTTCCGGTTTTGGAACGGTAATGCCGGTAAAGGCCATTTGTACCGAAGCCAAAAAACGTGGCATTTTTACCATTTTGGACGGAGCGCAATGTGTGGGCCATGTTTCGGTGGACGTTAAGGATATCGGTTGCGATGCCTATTACTCCAGTCTGCATAAATGGCTGTTGGCCCCTGCAGGCAGTGGGTTGTTGTATATTAATAAAGAGGTGGTGGGCGATATTTGGAGCACCATTGCCAGTTATAATTGGGACAATAAGGATGACCATGGTTTTCGTTTGATGCAAAACGGAACGGGCAATGCCGGACTTATGGCCGGTTACGATGCCGCCGTGGACTTTTTCAACACTATTGGCCAAGATGTGTGGTTGGCCCGAGTGAAAGAATTGGGTAAATACCTGCGCGATGGCCTTAAAGAAATAAAGCATGTCACTTTTTATTCATCCACTAACGAAGAACTGGCAGCGGGCATCACCACCTATGGTGTTAGTGGCATGAGCGGCCCTGAGCTTCAGAAATATATGTGGGAAAAGGAACGTTTGCAGCCACGCTCGGTGGGCAACGAAATGTTGCGCCATTCCGTCCATATTTACAATTCCAAGGCAGAGATCGATACCGCTCTGAGATTGATAGAGGGGTTGGGCTGA
- a CDS encoding YdeI/OmpD-associated family protein → MNPKVDFFFEKPSQWQNAFRELRRIALETGLTEELKWGKPCYTLNGGNIFLIHGFKEYCALLFHKGALLKDTKGILFQQTKNVQSARQLRFTNVDEVREQEKVIKTYIYEAVEVERAGLQVKMKKTSEFDLPEELEHKLEKDKDFKTAFKALTPGRQRGYMLYISEAKQSKTRENRIEKCVPKILQGKGYNER, encoded by the coding sequence ATGAACCCTAAAGTCGATTTCTTTTTTGAAAAACCATCCCAATGGCAAAATGCATTCAGGGAATTACGAAGAATTGCACTCGAAACAGGTTTGACCGAAGAGCTTAAATGGGGCAAGCCCTGCTACACCTTAAATGGCGGCAATATATTTTTAATACATGGATTTAAAGAGTACTGTGCCTTGTTGTTCCATAAAGGAGCATTGCTAAAGGATACCAAAGGTATTTTGTTTCAGCAAACAAAGAATGTGCAATCCGCTCGGCAGCTGCGCTTTACCAATGTAGATGAGGTTAGGGAACAAGAAAAGGTGATAAAGACCTACATATACGAAGCCGTTGAGGTGGAAAGGGCAGGGCTACAAGTAAAAATGAAGAAGACTTCCGAGTTCGATTTGCCCGAGGAGCTTGAACATAAACTGGAAAAGGATAAAGATTTTAAAACTGCTTTTAAAGCATTGACCCCGGGACGGCAGCGTGGGTACATGCTGTACATTTCTGAAGCCAAACAATCCAAAACCCGCGAAAACCGCATCGAGAAATGTGTTCCTAAGATTTTGCAGGGCAAAGGATATAACGAAAGGTAG
- a CDS encoding JAB domain-containing protein, protein MNVRLTKEQKIQVLNSADIYAIMQQVLLRENKIRRNQEHFWVVGLNHNNKILFVELIGLGASNRVNADPPDVFRMAIYKLASKLILVHNHPSGSHEVTDADITFTDHMLKVGKLIKVEVLDHLVITETNYTSFTDQGVMDELQKSGLFEIMGPEKQELEQFKIETEKKRARKEELLKVAKKMKGEGLTDDVIKKVTGLSLKTIGGI, encoded by the coding sequence ATGAACGTACGGCTTACCAAAGAACAAAAGATACAAGTGCTCAACTCTGCGGACATATATGCGATCATGCAACAGGTTCTGCTGCGCGAAAACAAGATACGCCGCAACCAAGAGCATTTTTGGGTGGTGGGGCTCAACCACAACAACAAAATATTGTTTGTGGAGCTCATAGGTCTGGGGGCCAGTAACCGCGTAAATGCCGACCCGCCCGATGTGTTTCGGATGGCGATCTACAAACTGGCCAGTAAACTGATCTTGGTGCACAACCACCCCAGCGGCTCACACGAGGTTACCGATGCCGATATTACCTTTACCGACCACATGCTAAAAGTGGGGAAACTCATAAAAGTGGAAGTGCTCGACCATTTGGTGATCACCGAAACCAACTACACCAGTTTTACCGACCAAGGCGTAATGGACGAACTGCAAAAAAGTGGCCTTTTTGAAATTATGGGACCCGAAAAGCAAGAACTGGAACAATTTAAGATTGAAACCGAGAAAAAGCGGGCACGGAAAGAGGAATTGTTGAAAGTTGCAAAAAAGATGAAGGGTGAAGGGTTAACGGACGATGTGATTAAAAAAGTAACGGGGTTGAGTTTAAAGACGATTGGGGGGATTTGA
- a CDS encoding DEAD/DEAH box helicase, whose protein sequence is MIYSSKDNNLKVFEILEYIKSGESIDFSSLKELLERTYHLLKNESEHFENYNLGLSTICHVANMGISDSFLLKLLNDCVVQSRVFLYNSMIQSKLSQNEVPSFSLIDEIAKEFYTLEETDTILTRDQKRLFDLFHDKKRVIVSAPTSFGKSRIVQEIIIQGSYKNILIVLPTIALLNETFIRFKTNLKIADRYHIYNTLGARDHVFSMTGNIFILTPEKTDLLLDQNPEILFDFFTMDEIYKIQDGDERSKVFTNCLYRLSKIKEIHFYLIGPYFSGFSQKFIEKTHSDFVLFESEIVQKDEIDLSKLEKGENYIVNGKTYKYLVDNRRNLRNIFNAVEGQSLVYRGAQRDYAESLAKFLVEFKKRDCNIELIEYIKENISPEWSLVKCLESGIAFHHGALPKYIQTEIIDSFNNNELDLIVCTSTIVEGVNTTAKNVIIFDEFKGRNELDGFDVKNIKGRAGRFLEHFIGNIYSLVSLKDDQNKGEIEFSFYDDEVLDVEDTIQVEKNDLTGNNINIRENVEDLLKKEGIPLSVIKSNKFIKVHKQIELINALRNDIFIIDTLHFTSNLPTKDQLDLILHMCYEYLFTDQHYNDRNYTIGQLTRFTKYYVYLKPTIKELIYEQTHTKYIDTKVRNTFTLISKYFEFALPKYLTAFENLYNFVYEEKNNTDKGISLSYLITILEFGHSEEHEIALKEAGLPNEIIKKVSKRFDDCSNLEEIRLKFRMNPYLINSLSNFEKKIFNRYI, encoded by the coding sequence ATGATATATTCTTCAAAAGACAACAATCTTAAGGTTTTTGAGATTCTTGAATACATAAAATCAGGAGAATCAATAGATTTCTCTAGTTTAAAAGAGCTTTTAGAAAGAACATATCATCTTCTTAAAAATGAATCAGAGCACTTTGAAAATTACAATTTAGGATTGTCAACCATATGTCATGTTGCTAATATGGGAATTTCAGACTCCTTTCTACTTAAGTTATTGAATGACTGTGTGGTTCAATCTCGAGTGTTTCTTTATAATTCTATGATCCAATCAAAGTTATCTCAAAATGAAGTGCCATCTTTTTCCTTAATAGATGAAATAGCAAAAGAATTTTACACCTTAGAGGAAACTGATACTATATTAACAAGAGATCAGAAGAGATTGTTTGATTTGTTTCACGATAAAAAAAGGGTAATCGTCAGTGCTCCTACTTCTTTCGGGAAATCTAGGATTGTACAAGAAATAATCATTCAAGGCAGTTATAAAAACATTCTTATTGTTCTGCCTACTATAGCATTGCTTAACGAAACATTTATTAGGTTTAAAACTAACCTAAAAATAGCAGACAGGTATCATATTTATAATACGCTTGGGGCAAGAGACCATGTGTTTAGTATGACAGGTAATATTTTTATTCTTACACCTGAGAAAACGGATTTATTATTAGATCAGAACCCCGAGATTTTGTTTGATTTTTTCACCATGGATGAAATTTACAAGATTCAAGATGGTGATGAAAGAAGTAAAGTTTTTACTAATTGCCTTTATAGATTATCTAAAATTAAGGAGATTCATTTTTACTTAATAGGCCCGTATTTTAGTGGTTTTAGCCAAAAATTTATTGAAAAGACACATTCTGATTTTGTTCTTTTTGAATCAGAAATTGTCCAAAAGGACGAAATTGACTTGAGTAAACTAGAGAAAGGAGAAAATTATATTGTAAACGGCAAAACTTATAAATATCTAGTTGATAATAGACGAAATCTTAGAAATATATTTAATGCCGTTGAAGGCCAATCTCTTGTTTATAGGGGAGCACAAAGAGACTATGCTGAGTCTTTAGCAAAATTCCTAGTTGAGTTTAAAAAACGAGATTGTAATATAGAATTGATTGAATATATAAAAGAGAATATATCACCTGAATGGTCTTTAGTAAAATGTTTAGAATCGGGAATCGCATTTCATCATGGAGCATTGCCCAAGTATATTCAAACTGAAATTATAGATTCATTTAACAATAATGAACTTGATTTAATTGTCTGTACTTCTACAATTGTGGAAGGAGTTAATACCACAGCAAAAAATGTTATAATATTTGACGAATTCAAAGGAAGAAATGAATTAGATGGCTTTGATGTGAAAAATATTAAGGGTAGAGCAGGTAGATTCCTTGAACACTTTATTGGTAATATTTATTCATTGGTCTCATTAAAAGATGACCAAAATAAAGGTGAAATTGAATTTAGTTTTTATGATGACGAAGTTTTAGATGTTGAAGATACTATTCAAGTTGAAAAAAACGATTTAACTGGAAATAATATAAATATTAGGGAAAATGTTGAAGACTTGTTAAAAAAGGAAGGAATCCCTTTATCTGTTATTAAATCTAACAAGTTTATTAAAGTTCATAAACAAATTGAATTGATAAATGCTTTGCGAAATGACATTTTCATAATTGATACATTACATTTTACAAGTAATCTTCCAACAAAGGATCAGCTTGATTTGATATTACATATGTGTTATGAATATCTTTTTACGGACCAACATTATAATGACAGAAATTATACCATAGGACAATTAACAAGATTTACTAAATACTATGTTTATTTAAAGCCAACAATAAAAGAACTAATTTACGAGCAGACACATACAAAATATATAGATACCAAGGTGAGAAATACTTTCACCTTAATTTCAAAATATTTTGAGTTCGCATTGCCTAAATACCTTACAGCATTTGAAAATTTATACAATTTTGTTTATGAAGAAAAAAACAATACTGATAAAGGCATTAGTCTCTCATATTTAATTACAATACTTGAATTCGGTCATTCTGAGGAACATGAAATTGCATTAAAAGAAGCAGGGTTGCCAAATGAAATAATAAAGAAAGTTTCAAAACGTTTCGACGATTGTTCAAATTTAGAAGAGATAAGATTAAAATTTCGAATGAACCCTTATCTTATAAATTCTCTAAGTAATTTCGAAAAGAAAATATTTAACAGATATATTTGA